The following proteins come from a genomic window of Hoplias malabaricus isolate fHopMal1 chromosome 15, fHopMal1.hap1, whole genome shotgun sequence:
- the LOC136668884 gene encoding antifreeze protein Maxi-like translates to MAGNLAAPVPEKAASTGTPVPDKAASTAAPAPAKAASTAYVLMMAAIRTASVPVQAVSPPTSVPAPALSPTASVPAPALSPTASVPAPALSPTASVPAPMVSSAASVSVMVAFPAAFFPVMAASTAAPVPEKVASTAAPVPVKAANQAAPVTVKAANQAAPVTVKAATQTAPVPGKVATQAAPVFMKAVTLLLFVSPPSSSSVSLVIHPPRYLFQLPVHWLATDDHLLTQLKIHKLNLAQCHSWCNLPISSGLESGSRSAL, encoded by the exons ATGGCGGGGAACctcgccgctcctgtccctgagaaggcggcttccacaggCACTCCTGTCCCTGAcaaggcggcttccacggctGCTCCTGCCCCTGCAAAGGCGGCATCCACCGCTTATGTTCTCATGATGGCGGCGATCCGCactgcttctgttcctgtgcagGCGGTGTCTCCCCCCACTTCTGTTCCTGCGCCGGCTTTGTCCCccaccgcttctgttcctgcgCCGGCTTTGTCCCccaccgcttctgttcctgcgCCGGCGTTGTCCCccaccgcttctgttcctgcgCCGATGGTGTCCTCCGCCGCTTCTGTTTCTGTGATGGTGGCATTTCCTGCCGCTTTTTTTCCAGTGATggcggcttccacggccgctcctgtccccgagaaggtggcttccacggccgctcctgtccccgtgaaggcggcgaACCAAGCCGCTCCTGTCACCGTGAAGGCGGCGAACCAAGCCGCTCCTGTCACCGTGAAGGCGGCCACCCAGACCGCTCCTGTCCCAGGGAAGGTGGCAAcccaggccgctcctgtcttcatgaAGGCGGTCACCCTGTTATTGTtcgtgtctccgccctcgtcctcATCGGTCTCGTTGGTAATCcatcctcctcgttatctgttccag TTGCCCGTGCATTGGCTAGCCACAGATGACCACCTGCTAACCCAGCTGAAGATCCATAAGCTGAACTTGGCACAATGCCATTCCTGGTGCAACCTCCCCATTTCATCTGGGCTTGAGAGTGGCTCCAGGAGTGCACTGTAA
- the LOC136668730 gene encoding odorant receptor 131-2-like: MDMPNVSRPLTLVEMQAIPVAFTEERILKMFLALFTPTLFIYINLLMLFTLRTKAIFRETSRYILFAHMLINDTIHLVLSLVLYALGGFFVVIMRAACAFIVLMTASTFINAPLNLAVMSLERYTAICFPLRHGELATPERTRVAVVLVWVLGSFNVLTDVFVLFILAEPSFYLSPSVCTIEQLKVMPWQQVKSMALSTLFFTAVGAIQLYTYVAILRQVRTASIDRSSGQKALRTVLLHAIQLVLSLMSFFYSPLEFLMAKLPLPLYKKLHIINYFLILVLPRCLSSLIYGIRDETFRPLLKQYYLCCRGNKLSP, translated from the coding sequence ATGGACATGCCAAACGTGTCTCGACCATTGACCTTAGTGGAGATGCAGGCCATCCCGGTGGCCTTCACAGAGGAGAGAATCCTCAAGATGTTCCTGGCACTGTTCACCCCCACTCTATTCATTTACATCAATCTATTGATGCTGTTCACACTCAGAACCAAGGCCATTTTCCGAGAGACATCCCGCTACATCCTGTTTGCCCACATGCTGATTAATGACACCATCCACCTAGTGTTGAGTCTGGTGCTGTATGCACTTGGGGGATTCTTTGTGGTGATTATGAGGGCAGCATGTGCCTTCATTGTGCTGATGACAGCTTCAACATTCATCAATGCACCTCTCAACCTGGCTGTCATGTCTCTGGAGAGGTACACTGCTATCTGTTTTCCTCTGCGTCATGGCGAGCTGGCCACTCCTGAGCGCACTCGTGTGGCCGTGGTGTTGGTGTGGGTGCTGGGCTCCTTCAACGTGCTGACTGATGTCTTTGTGCTCTTTATCCTCGCAGAGCCATCCTTCTACTTGTCACCTTCTGTGTGCACCATTGAGCAACTGAAGGTGATGCCGTGGCAGCAGGTCAAAAGTATGGCCCTCAGCACCCTCTTCTTTACAGCAGTTGGGGCCATACAGCTTTACACCTATGTGGCCATCCTTAGACAGGTGAGGACAGCCTCCATTGACCGCTCCTCTGGACAGAAAGCCCTTAGGACCGTCCTGCTGCATGCAATTCAGCTCGTTCTGTCTCTCATGTCCTTCTTTTACTCCCCACTGGAATTTCTAATGGCCAAACTTCCATTGCCTTTGTACAAAAAACTGCATATAATCAATTACTTTTTGATTCTGGTCCTGCCTCGCTGCCTCAGTTCCCTCATTTATGGCATAAGAGACGAGACATTCAGGCCCCTGTTAAAACAATATTATCTGTGTTGCAGAGGAAATAAGCTCAGTCCTTAG